From Rissa tridactyla isolate bRisTri1 chromosome 7, bRisTri1.patW.cur.20221130, whole genome shotgun sequence, a single genomic window includes:
- the LOC128912644 gene encoding aryl hydrocarbon receptor-like isoform X1, protein MYAGRRRRKPVPRAVRPGPAEGGSSNPSKRHRERLNRELERLAGLLPFPEEVVAGLDKLSVLRLSAGYLRAKSFCSVALKNHGAKEAEKDGDCSNGPAPSSAAVPEGELLLQALNGFVLVVTSEGLIFYSSHTIQDYLGFHQTDVMHQSVFELIHTEDQQEFRRNLHWALSPPHVPEGEPSAEGGKSLSSSAVAYKPDQLPPENSFFLERSFVCRFRCLLDNSSGFLALNLQGRLKFLHGQNKRSEDGSALPPQLALFAISTPLQPPSILQIRTKNMIFRTKHKLDFTPLACDARGKIVLGYTEAELRVCGTGYQFVHAADMLYCAENHVRMMKTGESGLTVFRLLTKENRWKWVQANARLVYKNGKPEYIIVTQRPLVDEEGGEHLRKRSMHLPFTFATGEALLYKSAYSLPGFPDPFQSKGKASKSKKTFHSHRRCSQKNGVDPSSLLGAVMQQDKTVYVSDPAPAPNCSFSGSFVDHLEDVSLLGAGGDAWNMGAASVSSSGDSLKEELVDLQQEDPLLATLDSLSIKSDESCSNNELFSALEGLGLNAEDLELLLLDEKMVMVNMDPDRSPSLNDSLASNDILSYIHATLVNKHDGGQQVCLRPGTSPSTCGGTPMYQAHVKDEVSQYLPQQVVQPSIAPGQPPALLWEQPLHGALGQLLPLLPEPTEEEEPSDGLQWRPDGEEGLLRFLQPAWGTPCDKVPGSPPGVPCPQEPHRAQQLKGDLLAMHPTQEDAHQPFSQCQGCVRPPRQLKHHHLPMNGLCSHSPDSTPHLLPSSSPSPWQDYVSPLLGSPAQPGFYVTSQDLISQYQGCLDPGPSMPTVRFNLNRLRSMETAGSRAAQEEMAPYSSFFSSSSYQLNPNKQLSPLPSMPQYPFPSSAVGPFGSISNPLEIPENSYGTFASTLSQESRHRPESSCVLPSAPIGLPEDRPVLGGSPTLPCQPHSQAEVLPDYPHASSGNFCL, encoded by the exons ATGTACGCGGGTCGCAGGCGGAGGAAGCCGGTGCCCCGGGC GGTGAGGCCGGGGCCGGCCGAAGGCGGCAGCTCCAATCCTTCCAAGCGGCACCGGGAGCGGCTGAACCGGGAGCTGGAGCGGCTGGCTGGGCTGCTGCCCTTCCCCGAGGAGGTGGTGGCCGGGCTGGACAAGCTCTCGGTCCTGCGCCTCAGCGCCGGCTACCTCCGCGCCAAGAGCTTCTGCAGCG TTGCTCTAAAGAATCATGGTGCCAAAGAGGCGGAGAAGGATGGAGACTGCAGCAATGGACCAGCTCCCAGCTCGGCAGCCGTACCAGAGGGTGAGCTGCTCCTACAG GCGCTCAACGGCTTCGTGCTGGTGGTGACGTCGGAAGGACTGATATTTTACTCCTCACATACAATTCAGGACTATCTGGGATTTCATCAG ACAGATGTCATGCACCAGAGCGTCTTTGAGCTGATTCACACTGAGGACCAACAGGAATTCAGGCGCAACCTTCACTGGGCCCTCAGCCCACCCCATGTTCCTGAGGGTGAGCCTTCTGCAGAAG GGGGGAAGAGTCTCAGTTCTTCTGCTGTCGCCTACAAGCCAGATCAGCTGCCCCCAGAAAACTCCTTCTTTCTGGAAAGGAGTTTTGTGTGCCGCTTTCGCTGCCTCCTGGATAATTCTTCCGGCTTCCTG gcTTTAAACCTTCAAGGCAGGCTGAAATTCCTTCACGGGCAGAACAAAAGGTCTGAAGACGGGTCTGCACTGCCACCCCAGCTCGCTCTCTTCGCTATCTCCACCCCCTTGCAGCCCCCATCCATCCTGCAGATCCGAACCAAGAACATGATCTTCAGGACAAAGCACAAGCTGGACTTCACCCCCTTGGCGTGCGATGCCAG GGGGAAGATTGTTTTGGGCTACACCGAGGCGGAGCTGCGGGTGTGTGGCACCGGCTACCAGTTCGTCCACGCTGCCGACATGCTGTACTGTGCTGAGAACCACGTCAGGA TGATGAAGACGGGTGAGAGTGGCCTGACGGTCTTCCGCCTGCTAACAAAGGAGAACCGCTGGAAGTGGGTGCAGGCCAACGCGCGGCTTGTCTACAAGAACGGCAAGCCTGAGTACATCATTGTCACGCAGAGACCCCTCGT agatgaagaaggaggagagcACCTTCGGAAACGGTCCATGCATCTTCCCTTTACCTTTGCTACAGGAGAGGCGCTCTTATACAAAAGTGCTTACTCTCTCCCAGGCTTCCCTGACCCTTTCCAGAGCAAAGGGAAAGCCAGCAAGTCCAAGAAGACCTTCCACAGCCACAGAAGATGCTCCCAGAAGAATGGTGTTGACCCGAGTTCTCTGCTGGGTGCCGTGATGCAACAGGACAAGACAGTGTACGTCTCCGATCCAGCTCCTGCACCTAACTGCTCCTTCAGCGGCAGTTTCGTGGACCACCTAGAGGATGTGTCCTTGCTGGGTGCAGGAGGAGATGCCTGGAATATGGGCGCTGCTTCTGTTTCCTCAAGTGGGGACAGCCTCAAAGAGGAGCTGGTGGATCTGCAGCAGGAGGACCCTCTCTTGGCCACCCTGGATTCACTCTCAATTAAGAGTGATGAGAGCTGTTCCAACAACGAGCTCTTCAGTGCGCTGGAGGGCCTGGGGTTGAACGCCGAAGACCTGGAGCTCCTGCTGCTGGATGAGAAAATGGTGATGGTCAATATGGACCCTGACCGCAGCCCATCCCTGAACGACAGCCTCGCCAGCAATGATATTCTCTCCTACATTCACGCCACTCTGGTGAACAAGCATGACGGAGGACAACAGGTCTGTCTCCGGCCAGGCACATCCCCAAGCACATGTGGTGGCACCCCTATGTACCAGGCCCACGTCAAGGATGAGGTCTCGCAGTACCTGCCCCAGCAGGTGGTGCAGCCCAGCATTGCCCCAGGCCAGccccctgctctgctgtgggaacAGCCCCTCCACggtgcactggggcagctgctcCCACTGCTGCCGGAGCCGACCGAGGAGGAAGAGCCGTCTGATGGCTTGCAGTGGAGGCCAGATGGGGAGGAAGGTCTGCTCCGTTTCCTCCAGCCAGCATGGGGCACCCCGTGCGACAAGGTTCCTGGGTCACCCCCAGGAGTCCCTTGCCCACAGGAGCCACATAGGGCTCAGCAGCTGAAAGGTGACTTGCTGGCAATGCATCCCACCCAAGAAGATGCTCACCAGCCCTTCTCCCAGTGCCAGGGCTGCGTGCGACCACCTCGCCAGCTGAAACACCATCACTTGCCAATGAATGGGTTGTGCAGCCACAGCCCTGACTCCACTCCACACCTTCTTCctagcagcagccccagcccatggcaggaCTATGTTTCCCCACTCCTGGGGTCCCCAGCTCAGCCTGGTTTTTATGTCACCAGCCAAGATTTGATCTCCCAGTACCAGGGCTGCTTGGATCCAGGGCCCAGCATGCCAACAGTGCGCTTTAACCTGAACAGATTACGCAGCATGGAAACTGCGGGCAGCAGGGCGGCCCAGGAAGAGATGGCTCCATACTCcagctttttctcctcctcctcatacCAGCTTAATCCCAATAAGCAGCTGAGCCCTCTTCCCTCCATGCCCCAGTACCCTTTtccaagctcagctgtggggCCTTTTGGGAGCATCAGCAATCCGTTGGAGATTCCCGAGAACTCCTACGGGACATTCGCCTCCACACTAAGCCAGGAGAGCAGGCACAGG CCCGAAAGCAGCTGTGTTTTGCCCAGCGCTCCCATCGGACTCCCTGAAGACCGCCCAGTGCTGGGGGGGAGCCCGACTCTCCCCTGCCAGCCACACTCCCAGGCAGAAGTGCTGCCAGATTACCCTCATGCCTCCAGCGGCAACTTCTGTCTCTAG
- the LOC128912644 gene encoding aryl hydrocarbon receptor-like isoform X2 — translation MWQAPADLVSPLGAQRLRAGGDVGRTDILLLTYNSGLSGISSDVMHQSVFELIHTEDQQEFRRNLHWALSPPHVPEGEPSAEGGKSLSSSAVAYKPDQLPPENSFFLERSFVCRFRCLLDNSSGFLALNLQGRLKFLHGQNKRSEDGSALPPQLALFAISTPLQPPSILQIRTKNMIFRTKHKLDFTPLACDARGKIVLGYTEAELRVCGTGYQFVHAADMLYCAENHVRMMKTGESGLTVFRLLTKENRWKWVQANARLVYKNGKPEYIIVTQRPLVDEEGGEHLRKRSMHLPFTFATGEALLYKSAYSLPGFPDPFQSKGKASKSKKTFHSHRRCSQKNGVDPSSLLGAVMQQDKTVYVSDPAPAPNCSFSGSFVDHLEDVSLLGAGGDAWNMGAASVSSSGDSLKEELVDLQQEDPLLATLDSLSIKSDESCSNNELFSALEGLGLNAEDLELLLLDEKMVMVNMDPDRSPSLNDSLASNDILSYIHATLVNKHDGGQQVCLRPGTSPSTCGGTPMYQAHVKDEVSQYLPQQVVQPSIAPGQPPALLWEQPLHGALGQLLPLLPEPTEEEEPSDGLQWRPDGEEGLLRFLQPAWGTPCDKVPGSPPGVPCPQEPHRAQQLKGDLLAMHPTQEDAHQPFSQCQGCVRPPRQLKHHHLPMNGLCSHSPDSTPHLLPSSSPSPWQDYVSPLLGSPAQPGFYVTSQDLISQYQGCLDPGPSMPTVRFNLNRLRSMETAGSRAAQEEMAPYSSFFSSSSYQLNPNKQLSPLPSMPQYPFPSSAVGPFGSISNPLEIPENSYGTFASTLSQESRHRPESSCVLPSAPIGLPEDRPVLGGSPTLPCQPHSQAEVLPDYPHASSGNFCL, via the exons ATGTGGCAGGCACCTGCCGATCTCGTCTCTCCCCTAGGCGCTCAACGGCTTCGTGCTGGTGGTGACGTCGGAAGGACTGATATTTTACTCCTCACATACAATTCAGGACTATCTGGGATTTCATCAG ATGTCATGCACCAGAGCGTCTTTGAGCTGATTCACACTGAGGACCAACAGGAATTCAGGCGCAACCTTCACTGGGCCCTCAGCCCACCCCATGTTCCTGAGGGTGAGCCTTCTGCAGAAG GGGGGAAGAGTCTCAGTTCTTCTGCTGTCGCCTACAAGCCAGATCAGCTGCCCCCAGAAAACTCCTTCTTTCTGGAAAGGAGTTTTGTGTGCCGCTTTCGCTGCCTCCTGGATAATTCTTCCGGCTTCCTG gcTTTAAACCTTCAAGGCAGGCTGAAATTCCTTCACGGGCAGAACAAAAGGTCTGAAGACGGGTCTGCACTGCCACCCCAGCTCGCTCTCTTCGCTATCTCCACCCCCTTGCAGCCCCCATCCATCCTGCAGATCCGAACCAAGAACATGATCTTCAGGACAAAGCACAAGCTGGACTTCACCCCCTTGGCGTGCGATGCCAG GGGGAAGATTGTTTTGGGCTACACCGAGGCGGAGCTGCGGGTGTGTGGCACCGGCTACCAGTTCGTCCACGCTGCCGACATGCTGTACTGTGCTGAGAACCACGTCAGGA TGATGAAGACGGGTGAGAGTGGCCTGACGGTCTTCCGCCTGCTAACAAAGGAGAACCGCTGGAAGTGGGTGCAGGCCAACGCGCGGCTTGTCTACAAGAACGGCAAGCCTGAGTACATCATTGTCACGCAGAGACCCCTCGT agatgaagaaggaggagagcACCTTCGGAAACGGTCCATGCATCTTCCCTTTACCTTTGCTACAGGAGAGGCGCTCTTATACAAAAGTGCTTACTCTCTCCCAGGCTTCCCTGACCCTTTCCAGAGCAAAGGGAAAGCCAGCAAGTCCAAGAAGACCTTCCACAGCCACAGAAGATGCTCCCAGAAGAATGGTGTTGACCCGAGTTCTCTGCTGGGTGCCGTGATGCAACAGGACAAGACAGTGTACGTCTCCGATCCAGCTCCTGCACCTAACTGCTCCTTCAGCGGCAGTTTCGTGGACCACCTAGAGGATGTGTCCTTGCTGGGTGCAGGAGGAGATGCCTGGAATATGGGCGCTGCTTCTGTTTCCTCAAGTGGGGACAGCCTCAAAGAGGAGCTGGTGGATCTGCAGCAGGAGGACCCTCTCTTGGCCACCCTGGATTCACTCTCAATTAAGAGTGATGAGAGCTGTTCCAACAACGAGCTCTTCAGTGCGCTGGAGGGCCTGGGGTTGAACGCCGAAGACCTGGAGCTCCTGCTGCTGGATGAGAAAATGGTGATGGTCAATATGGACCCTGACCGCAGCCCATCCCTGAACGACAGCCTCGCCAGCAATGATATTCTCTCCTACATTCACGCCACTCTGGTGAACAAGCATGACGGAGGACAACAGGTCTGTCTCCGGCCAGGCACATCCCCAAGCACATGTGGTGGCACCCCTATGTACCAGGCCCACGTCAAGGATGAGGTCTCGCAGTACCTGCCCCAGCAGGTGGTGCAGCCCAGCATTGCCCCAGGCCAGccccctgctctgctgtgggaacAGCCCCTCCACggtgcactggggcagctgctcCCACTGCTGCCGGAGCCGACCGAGGAGGAAGAGCCGTCTGATGGCTTGCAGTGGAGGCCAGATGGGGAGGAAGGTCTGCTCCGTTTCCTCCAGCCAGCATGGGGCACCCCGTGCGACAAGGTTCCTGGGTCACCCCCAGGAGTCCCTTGCCCACAGGAGCCACATAGGGCTCAGCAGCTGAAAGGTGACTTGCTGGCAATGCATCCCACCCAAGAAGATGCTCACCAGCCCTTCTCCCAGTGCCAGGGCTGCGTGCGACCACCTCGCCAGCTGAAACACCATCACTTGCCAATGAATGGGTTGTGCAGCCACAGCCCTGACTCCACTCCACACCTTCTTCctagcagcagccccagcccatggcaggaCTATGTTTCCCCACTCCTGGGGTCCCCAGCTCAGCCTGGTTTTTATGTCACCAGCCAAGATTTGATCTCCCAGTACCAGGGCTGCTTGGATCCAGGGCCCAGCATGCCAACAGTGCGCTTTAACCTGAACAGATTACGCAGCATGGAAACTGCGGGCAGCAGGGCGGCCCAGGAAGAGATGGCTCCATACTCcagctttttctcctcctcctcatacCAGCTTAATCCCAATAAGCAGCTGAGCCCTCTTCCCTCCATGCCCCAGTACCCTTTtccaagctcagctgtggggCCTTTTGGGAGCATCAGCAATCCGTTGGAGATTCCCGAGAACTCCTACGGGACATTCGCCTCCACACTAAGCCAGGAGAGCAGGCACAGG CCCGAAAGCAGCTGTGTTTTGCCCAGCGCTCCCATCGGACTCCCTGAAGACCGCCCAGTGCTGGGGGGGAGCCCGACTCTCCCCTGCCAGCCACACTCCCAGGCAGAAGTGCTGCCAGATTACCCTCATGCCTCCAGCGGCAACTTCTGTCTCTAG